CGGGAAGGGGATGGCCGTTCGCCTCCGCCCCGGCCCGGAACTCCGCGGTTGGCCGCACCTTGTACGCGCCGCCGGGGCGAAGGTCGTACTCCACGAGTCCGGTGTAGCCGTAGCGTTCGGTCCACTCGGGCTTGGTGATCGCGTCCCAGATCGCCTCCGGGGTCGCCTTGATGTAGACCCGGTAGACCTGGGTGGTGGTGCTCGTCGCGTCGGTCGTTGCGTTCGTCATGGCCGTTCTTCCTTGTCTGTGCGGTCCGCCTTCGCGGGCTTTTCGGTTGCGGGCTTTTCGGTTGCGGGCTTCTCGTCCGTGGGGTTCTCGAGCTGGACCTTGAGGTCGGCGAGCGCGGAGACCCGGCGCTCGGCGTACTTGTCGATCCACCGGTCGTGGATCAGCCGGATGGGTACGGGATTGAGGAAGTGCAACTTCTCCCGACCGGACCGGCGGGTGACGACGAGGTCCGCGGCCTCCAGGACCCGCAGGTGCTTCATCACCCCGAAGCGCGTCATCTCCAACTCCGACTCCAGCTCGGTGAGCGTGCGGCCGTCACGCGTGAAGAGCAGGTCGAGCAGGAAACGCCGCGTCGGGTCGGCGAGCGCCTTGAACACCTCGTCGTCCTCCGCCACGCCCCAAAGATAGGTGACCATCTGGTCACATGTCCAGAGTTTCCGCAGGTCAACTCGCTCGGGAAGATCCGCGCAGCTGTCGGTAGGGTGCTCGCCGTGTCCGGACAAACCATCGTGGTCGGCGCCGCGATCGTGCGCGACGGCCTTCTGCTCACCCAGCAGCGCGCCTACCCCGAGGCGGCCGCCGGTCGGTGGGAGCTCCCGGGCGGCCGGGTCGAGCCGGGTGAGTCCGAGGCCGCAGCAGTCGTACGCGAGTGCCAGGAGGAGCTCGGAGTCGACGTCGCCGTCCACGACCGGGTCGGCCCGGACGTTCCCCTGCCGGGCGGAGACCTCGTGCTGCGGATCCACGCCGCGGCCCTCGTCGATCGAGGCATCGAGCCGGTCGCGCACGAACACCGGGCGCTGCGCTGGATCGGCCTCGCCGACCTCGACGACCTGGACTGGCTGGAGCCGGACCGCGTCCTGCTGCCCGACCTGCATGCGCTCCTAGCAGGGCCGGGACGCTGACCTCCGCTCGACAGCACGGACGCCGCCTGTAACCGGCGCTCATCCATGGTCGCGGTCGGCACGAAACGCCTTTGTACGTTGAGGAATCCCGCTCTGTGGGCAAGCTGGGCTTGTCGGTGGTGGCCGCTACGATTCGATCATGTCTTCGAGTGAGTGGGGTGCCTGGACCGGTGGCGATGCCGCCGGCCGGATCCTCGCTGCGCTCGACCGGGTCGACGCGCCGCTGGACGAGGCGTGGGTGGCCCCGAAGGGTGGCCTGAAGCCCGAGGACATCGCGGCGGTGATCGCTGCGGCGCGGGCGAAGAAGGCCCGCTTCGAAGCATTGGAGCTGGACCTGGTGGCTCTGGCGGAGGCCAGTGACATCGGCAAGCTGACCGGCTCCCCCAACGCCACCGTCTACCTGCGCACCGCGCAGCGGCTCGCGCAGCGGGAGGCGTCCGCGGTCGTGGGGCTGGCCCGGGACCTGGGCAAGGTGGCGCGGCTGACGTTGGAGGCGATGGCCGCCGGGGCGGTGTCGGCCCAGCAGGCGAAGGTGATCGCCGAAGCGCTGAAGAAGCTCCCCGAATATGTGGATGCGGATGAGCGGCACCGGGCGGAGGAGTTCCTGATCGAGAAGGCCGGCTTCGCCAACCCCGACGAACTCCGCGGGATGGGCGAATCGCTGCTGGAGCGCATCGCGCCCGAAGAGGCCGAACGGCTGGAGGGTGAAGAACTGGCGAAGAAGGACCGCAAGGCCGAACAGAAACGGTCCCTGCGCTACCTGCCCAACGGCATCCCGCAGTCGGAGACGGTGCGGATCACTTTGCCGTCGTGGGAGATGGAACTGTTCCGCAAGATCATCGAACCGTTGGCCGAACCGAAGAAGGGCGCAGAGCCGGACCGGCGCCCGATCGACCAGCGGCGCGGGGACGCGTTCGCCGAAGCCCTCGGCCTGCTCGCCGCCGCCACCACCACACCCGTACGCGGCGGCCGACCACCCCAGGTCGCGGTCACCATCCCCGTCGACGTTCTGCTGAAGGGCCTGGGTGCCGGGACGATCGACGACACCGCCACCCCCGTACGCCCCCGGCCCTGCACCTGCCCCTGCACCGACCCCAAGTACGGCACCACCAAGGACACCGGCAACACCCGGAACGCCAAGAACGCCAGACAGGCCCGTACGGACGGGGAACCGACACCGGAGGAAGCAGCAGGCCAGGAACAAGCCCGGGAAACCCAGCCAGGTATGGGGAAACGGCCACCATCGGGTACCGGCTCACCCACCGACGGGATACCCCCACCGCGAACACCAGATCAACCGCACCACCCACAACCGAACACCGACCCCGAACCAGAACCCCGTACCGCAACGGGTTCGGGAACCGAACCCGATCCGCATACCGGGCAGGTTCCGGGGCGTGACGCCGAACCCCACGGTGCGGTGGGGCTGAAGGACGCCATCGACCCGCACGACGGGTGCCCCAAGTGTGGAGGTGGCGGGTCGGCCCGCTACCTCGGCACCGACGGCAAACCCATCTCCGCGGCGACGGTGCGCCGGTTGGCGTGCGAGGCCGACCTCATCCCCGTCGTCCTCGGCGGCGACGGGCAGGTCCTCGACCTCGGCCGTTCCGACCGGTTCTTCAGGGAACACCAACGACGAGCACTGGCCATCCGCGACGGCAGCCACTGCCACTTCCCCGGCTGCAACATCCCCGAACCACGCTGCATCACCCACCACATGACCGCCTGGGACCACGGCGGCCCCACCGACCTGAACAACGGCGTACTCCTATGCCGCTTCCACCACGTCACCGTCCACCACAAAGGCTGGCTGGTCCGCATGGGCACACACGGCCACCCCGAGTACGTACCCCCGGAATGGGTGGACCCGCAGCAGCGAATCCTCCGCCCATGAGACGCGACCAGAAGCCATATCTCGACACCGCAGCGACACCGTACGGAGGAGACCTGATGCAGCAGCTCGGCGAGCACGCACTGGTCCTCGGCGCCGGGATGTCCGGCCTGCTGGCGGCCCGGGTTCTGACGGAGGCGTACGAACGAGTGACGGTCCTCGACCGCGATCCCCCCCCCGCGGCGACCGCGATCCCCTCCGCGGAGACGGCGACGGAGCACCGCGGCGCGGGGTGCCTCAGGGACGGCACGCCCACGTACTCCTCGCGCGCGGAGGCGAGGTCATCGAGGACCTCTTCCCGGGTGTCACCGGTGAGCTCGTCGCCGACGGAGCGGTCGTGTCCCATCCCCTGGCGGACTTCAGGTTCTGCGCCGGCGGCCACACGCTCCGGCAGGTCCCGATCGGCGCGACCATGCTGCAGTGCACCCGGCCGTTCCTGGAAGGCCACCTGCGGGACCGGGTGCTCGCACTGCCCGGGCTCACGCCCGCGGACAGGTGTGACGTGGTGGGCCTGACCCTCGACGACGACCGCCGCCGGGTCGCCGGCGTTCGCGTCGTGCATGGGCGAGACGCGAGCACCGAGGAGACGCTGACGGCGGATCTCGTCGTCGACGCCACCGGAAGGGCCGGGCGTACTCCCGTGTGGTTGCGGGCACTCGGCCTTCCCCGGCCGCGGGAGGAGGAGTTCGCCGTGAGCGTCGGGTACGCCAGCCGGCTGATGCGCCTCCCCCGCGACTACGCCGAACGGGAGAAGGCGATCGCCGTCGGGCCGGTCCCGAACCTGCCGCGCGGCCTGGCCCTGCTCGAGGTCGAGGGCGGGCGCCACCTGGTGACGCTCGCCGGCTTCGAGAGCCGGCACCATCCCCCGGGTGACCACGACGGCTTCGTCGAGTTCGCCGCGACGGTGTCCCCACCGGACGTGCTGGACGCCATCCGGCGCGCCGAACCGCTCGGCGACATCGCCACCTACCGCTACCAGTCCTCCGTACGCCGGCACTACCAGGAGCTGCCCGACCTGCCCGACGGACTGCTGGTGACCGGGGACGCGCTGTGCAGCTTCAACCCCATCTACGGCCAGGGGATGACCCTCGCCGCGATGCAGGCTTCGACGTTGCGGGACAGCCTGGCGCAGGGCGCGCCCGGCCTCACCCGCCGCTTCTTCCAGGCCGCGTCCCGCACCGTCGACGACGCGTGGAACCTCGGGGTCGGGGCAGACCTCGCGCTTCCGCAGTTCCGGGCGCGGCGCACCCTGTCGACCCGGCTGACCAGCGCCTACACCCGCCAGGTGCAGGCGGCCGGAGCGGTCGACGACCAGGTGGCGCGGCAGTTCGTGCGGGTCACGCATCTGCTCGACCCGCCGGACCGACTCCTGCGCCCAAGCCTCGCCTGGCGGGTGCTGCGAGCTCGGACGGCAGGGCTGGGGCGACGGCGACGGGTTCCGCGACTCACTTCGCCCGGACGGTGAACTCCGCCGTGTGCACGCGGCCACCGTGACGGAAGTCGAGGTAGAGGCGGTACGCCCCCGCGCTCGGCACCTCGGCGTGGAACGCCACCCGCGGCCCGGCGGCCGTCTTCCCGTCGCCGGGCTCGCCGTCGGGATGCACGTGCAGGTAGGCCAGATCGCCGGCCCGCAGCGCCACCAGGTGCCCGTACGCGCCGAGGTAGGGCTGCAGGTCGGTGACCGGGCGGCCGCCGCGCTCGACCGTGAGGGTCAGCAGGCTGGACTTCCCGGCCCGCGGGTCACCGCTCAGCGTCACCTCGTAGCCGTCGACCCGCGCCACGGACCGCACCTGCGGCAACGCGCGCGGCTCGTACGCACCGGCCACCGGAACGTCGATGCCCAGGGTGGTCGCCTCCCCGCCGGTCGGCGTGAAGTCGGCGAACGCACGGTAGGAGCCGGCGGCGGTGAACGGCAGCCGGATCCGCCACACACCGTCCGCACCGAGTGCCGGGTGGACGTGCCGGAACAACGACAGGTCACGCCGTACGACGATCAGGTGCAGCCGCTTGTCGTGCACCTTGTCGAACGCCGTGATCGGCCGGCCGTGGCTGTCGACGATCCGGAACGCGAACTCCCCGTTCCGACCCTCCACAGGGTCCGGCGACACCCGCTGGAGCGTGTAGCCGTGCTGGCTGACCATCAGCCCGCCGGGGATCTCGGCCTCCTGAGCGTCCGACGACTCCTCGTGCCCGGCCGCCTCGTCGTGGCCGGCTGCCGGGTCCTCCCCGCCGGCCGCCTCGTCGTGATCCGTCGCGGAATCGTCGTCGGGTGACATGCCCTCCATCGGATCCGCGTTCGGCTTCGGTGACGTGGAGTGCGCCGCGGACGCGGAGGTCTCCTCCGCCGCGAACGGGCCGACCACGCGACCGGCACCGTAGGCCGCGCCGAACGCGATCACCAGGCCGCCGGCGAAGATCCCCAGTCTGGTGGTGGTGTTCATCCGATCCCCTTGCTCCCGTTGGTCACCCTACCCCCGTACGGTATATCAGACCGGCTGCGGGAAGGTCCCGCCCCCGATATCCCCCGTCCGGACGATGCCGCCCGCACGCCCGCCGGACATGCTTGGGCCCCGTGAGCGACAGCATCGGGGAGTACCTCGTCAGCGCCCGGTCCTTCGCGGAGTACTCCGCGTTCTTCGACCTCGGCGAGGACGACCTGCGGGGTTCGGTCCTGGACTGCCCGGGAGGTGGGGCGAGCTTCACCGCGACCGCGGCGAGCAGGGGCGCCGACGCGATCGCGGCCGACCCGGCGTACGCGGACCCTCCGGCCGAGGTGGCCGCCCGGGTGCGGGCAGAGGTCGACCGCGGCGGCGCGTGGGTCACCGCCCGCACCGGCAGGTACGAGTGGGGGTTTCACCACGACCCGGAGACGCTGACCCGCGGGCGCGCCGAGTCCGCGCGGCTGTTCGCCGCCGACATCACCGCCCACCCCGACTGCTACCGGTTCGCGGCGCTACCGGAGCTGCCGTTCGCCGACGAGGCGTTCGACCTGGTGCTCTCCTCGCACTTCCTGTTCACCTACGCGGACCGGCTCGACCGCGACTTCCACCTCGCTGCGCTGCGGGAGCTACGCCGGGTCGCCCGCGGGCAGGTGCGGGTCTTCCCGCTGGTCGACCAGGCCGGCGGCCGGCTCGACGGCCTGGTCGACGATCTCGTCCGCGCGCTCACCGCGGACGACGTGCGGGCGGAGCGCCGGCGGGTGCCGTACGAGTTCCAGCGTGGCGCGGACACCATGCTCGTGCTGCACCCGCCGGGACGGTGACCGACCGCCGCTCCCCGCACCCGAGAAGGGCCCGAATCCTCAGCCGCGGTTCGGGAGTGCCTGCACCGCCCACCGGTTGCCGTCGGGGTCGGCGAAGAAGACGAACGAGCCCCAGGGGAACTCCTGCACCTCGCTGACGTCCACGCCGCGCCCGCTGAGCTCGGCGTGCGCGGCGTGGATGTCGGACACCACCAGCTGCAGGCCCTCGACCGAGCCGGGCTCGGCCTCGGTGACCCCGCGGCCGATGGCGATCGAGCACCCGGAGCCGGGCGGGGTGAGCTGGACGAACCGGATCTCCTCGCTGACCTCGTGGTCGTGGTCGGCGTTGAAACCGACCTGCTCGGCGTAGAACGCCTTCGCCTTGTCGACGTCGGAGACGGGGACCGCGACGAGTTCGAGCTTCCAGTCCATGGAACGACTTCCCTTCGGCTGAGCCTGTGGTCATCGGGTGTACGGCG
This Actinopolymorpha cephalotaxi DNA region includes the following protein-coding sequences:
- a CDS encoding ArsR/SmtB family transcription factor codes for the protein MVTYLWGVAEDDEVFKALADPTRRFLLDLLFTRDGRTLTELESELEMTRFGVMKHLRVLEAADLVVTRRSGREKLHFLNPVPIRLIHDRWIDKYAERRVSALADLKVQLENPTDEKPATEKPATEKPAKADRTDKEERP
- a CDS encoding NUDIX domain-containing protein is translated as MSGQTIVVGAAIVRDGLLLTQQRAYPEAAAGRWELPGGRVEPGESEAAAVVRECQEELGVDVAVHDRVGPDVPLPGGDLVLRIHAAALVDRGIEPVAHEHRALRWIGLADLDDLDWLEPDRVLLPDLHALLAGPGR
- a CDS encoding DUF222 domain-containing protein, producing the protein MSSSEWGAWTGGDAAGRILAALDRVDAPLDEAWVAPKGGLKPEDIAAVIAAARAKKARFEALELDLVALAEASDIGKLTGSPNATVYLRTAQRLAQREASAVVGLARDLGKVARLTLEAMAAGAVSAQQAKVIAEALKKLPEYVDADERHRAEEFLIEKAGFANPDELRGMGESLLERIAPEEAERLEGEELAKKDRKAEQKRSLRYLPNGIPQSETVRITLPSWEMELFRKIIEPLAEPKKGAEPDRRPIDQRRGDAFAEALGLLAAATTTPVRGGRPPQVAVTIPVDVLLKGLGAGTIDDTATPVRPRPCTCPCTDPKYGTTKDTGNTRNAKNARQARTDGEPTPEEAAGQEQARETQPGMGKRPPSGTGSPTDGIPPPRTPDQPHHPQPNTDPEPEPRTATGSGTEPDPHTGQVPGRDAEPHGAVGLKDAIDPHDGCPKCGGGGSARYLGTDGKPISAATVRRLACEADLIPVVLGGDGQVLDLGRSDRFFREHQRRALAIRDGSHCHFPGCNIPEPRCITHHMTAWDHGGPTDLNNGVLLCRFHHVTVHHKGWLVRMGTHGHPEYVPPEWVDPQQRILRP
- a CDS encoding NAD(P)/FAD-dependent oxidoreductase; amino-acid sequence: MPQGRHAHVLLARGGEVIEDLFPGVTGELVADGAVVSHPLADFRFCAGGHTLRQVPIGATMLQCTRPFLEGHLRDRVLALPGLTPADRCDVVGLTLDDDRRRVAGVRVVHGRDASTEETLTADLVVDATGRAGRTPVWLRALGLPRPREEEFAVSVGYASRLMRLPRDYAEREKAIAVGPVPNLPRGLALLEVEGGRHLVTLAGFESRHHPPGDHDGFVEFAATVSPPDVLDAIRRAEPLGDIATYRYQSSVRRHYQELPDLPDGLLVTGDALCSFNPIYGQGMTLAAMQASTLRDSLAQGAPGLTRRFFQAASRTVDDAWNLGVGADLALPQFRARRTLSTRLTSAYTRQVQAAGAVDDQVARQFVRVTHLLDPPDRLLRPSLAWRVLRARTAGLGRRRRVPRLTSPGR
- a CDS encoding methyltransferase domain-containing protein, with protein sequence MSDSIGEYLVSARSFAEYSAFFDLGEDDLRGSVLDCPGGGASFTATAASRGADAIAADPAYADPPAEVAARVRAEVDRGGAWVTARTGRYEWGFHHDPETLTRGRAESARLFAADITAHPDCYRFAALPELPFADEAFDLVLSSHFLFTYADRLDRDFHLAALRELRRVARGQVRVFPLVDQAGGRLDGLVDDLVRALTADDVRAERRRVPYEFQRGADTMLVLHPPGR
- a CDS encoding glyoxalase superfamily protein; this encodes MDWKLELVAVPVSDVDKAKAFYAEQVGFNADHDHEVSEEIRFVQLTPPGSGCSIAIGRGVTEAEPGSVEGLQLVVSDIHAAHAELSGRGVDVSEVQEFPWGSFVFFADPDGNRWAVQALPNRG